The nucleotide sequence GGACCGGCTCAAGGCCGAAGGCCGACTCCATGACGGCATCGAGGAAAGCGGTTGGGACGCCCTGACCAATTTCACGCCCCAGCGCCCCATCGAGGCGATCTTCGCCGAACAGCTCGCGGCCCTAAGCGCCCTGTACGCCCCAGGGGCCTACCTGGGACGGGCGTTTCGGGCCACGCTGGCCATGCGGCCGACCCGTTCTTCCAGACCAGGGGCCGCGCCCAAGAAGAAAGCCGACCCCGACCTGGCCGTGCCCCAGAAAAACCCCAGCCCGGACGTCATGCCGCTTATGCGCCTGATCTGGCGGCAGGGCCTGGTCGGGGAGGCGCGCTGGCAGTTCTGGCGCCAGCTGGCCCTCGTCGCCTGGTGCAATCCCAGCCGGTTGCGGCGCTATATCGTCCTTTGCGGCATGGGGGAAAACCTCTATTCCTTCGTGCGCCACCTGCGCGCCCAGGCCGAACGCAGACGGTGCGCCCCGCCCAGTTCCCAGCCCCAGGGTAAGGCCCCTGCCGGGCCCGTGTCCTCGCCGACGGCCTAGGGACGTTGCCGTTGCCTTTGCTGCCCAGGCCTTGGCCGCCATGGGCAGGGCTTGCGCCGCGCCAGGAAAGAGCGAGGCCGCCTCGTGCAACCCCATCGTTTCGACATGTTGTCGTTCAGGCTATTTCGTCAGACCGAAAAACCATTCCCATCCGCCAAAACAGCGCGCTCACCAACTTGTCGAGCAACAAGGCAAGGATAAACAGCACCCAGAGCAGCACAACAAGCGGCATCTTGACGCAATGGATGAAAACGGTATTGAGAACAACATACCGATCCGGCAAGAGATACTCGTACACACGCACATAAAGGCTGGCCAGACTGGCCTCGGGCAAGCCGCCATGCCGTGCCGCCCAATAGATTGCATAGAGCATGGCAATCGTTGCCCCGAGTCCCAGTCCACCGAGGACGCAGAATCTCACGATCACGGCCGTTGACCCGAGGATAGTGCAGGCGATCCGAAGCATGTCCTTGTTTACGCTATGCTGTCGAGACTGAACAGGGGGTATCACGAGGCGGGGTGCAGCCATGGCTGCACCAAAATGAAGCCGATCCCCCTCGGCCGCTTCCCATCCCTGCGGGCCTGGGCTATTTCGACTCACCCCGTTTCGTTTCAAACCGGGGTCATACGGGGGGCAACATGGCGCAGACAAAAGAAAAAGGGGCCAGCTTTTCAGCTAACCCCTTGATTTCTTATGGTGCCGAGGGAGAGAATTGAACTCCCGACACGGGGATTTTCAGTCCCCGATATATAGCTTCACTCCAGTTCACAAGAAGTCATGAAACCCTTGACTTACGACGGCTTAAGTCCCATCCTCTCTTCACTGGCATTCACTTGTCCATCCCTCGTTTCACTGCAAAAGGATGGATAGGGGATGGACAACTTTTCGGGGGATGGACATGGCGACGAAATGGCTTGGAACAAATTTCCCTGGTGTCCGGTTCCGCGAACATCCGACCCGCAAGCATGGTGTCCAGAAAGATAAGTATTTTGCCATCTATTATAAGGTGGACGGAAAGCGCCGGGAAGAATCGCTGGGATGGGCAAGCCAGGGCATGAGCGCCGCCAAGGCGTCCCAGGTGTTAGCCAAACTCAAGGAAGCCGCCAGGACCGGCGAGGGGGCTACCAGCCTTGCCGAAAAGCGCAAGTTGGCTGAAGCCAAGCGCGAGGAAGAGCGCCAGCAGGAAGAAGCCCGCGCCCGGGAAAACATCACCTTCGCGGACTACTGTGCCAACGACTACCTCCCTCTGGCCCGCGTCACGAAAAAGCCCGAGTCCATCCGCAAGACCGAAGAGCACGTCAAGAACTGGCTCGGCCCCGTAGTCGGTCGCCTGCCGCTCAAAAACATCCGCCAGATGCACATGCAGAAGGTGCTTTTGGCGATGGCAAACGCCGGCCGGTCACCCCGCTCCATCCAATACGTTTTCGCCACGTTCCGGGCCATCTGGAACCACGCCCGCAACAACGGCTTCGTCCAGGTTCAAAGCCCGACCAAAGGCGTGGCCCTGCCCAAGGTGAACAATGAGCGCAAGCGGTATCTGAGCCGGCCCGAGGCAGACGCCCTGCTGGCCGAACTCGCTACCCGCAGCCCGCAGACACATGACCTCGCCTTGCTGTCCCTGGACACTGGTATGCGCTTCTCTGAGGTCACGGGCCTGACCTGGGGGTGCGTGGACCTGGACAAGGGACGAATCGACATCCTCAACGCCAAGGGCGAAAAGGACCGCGCCATCCCCATGACCGCCAGGGTCAAGGAGCTTTTCGAGTCCATGACGCCGGGCGCGTCCAACGAACTGATTTTCAAGAGTCGCGTGGGCGGGCAGATAGGCAAAATCTCCAAGTCCTTCGACCTTGCCGTGGAAAAGCTTGGCCTGAACAAAGACGTGGACGATCCCAAGCAGATTTTCAGCTTCCATTGCCTGCGCCATACCTGTGCAAGCTGGCTCATCGAGGCCGGGACCGACCTCTATGTGGTGCAAAAGACCCTAGGGCACTCCACGCCCGTGGTCACGCAGCGCTACAGCCACGTTGCCGACGCCTCCATAGCCAACGCCTTTCGGGCCATGGAAGCCGACACGGCCAAGGCCCAGCCCGGCAAGAAGGTGATAAGCTTGGGTGATCGGTGACGCTGCCGCCTACCGCCAGAAATTGACTTTTCGCATTTACGGGCGGTAAACCTCTCCTGGGGAGAACAGCACTATGGCGCTAGTCATCAAGGGCATACTCGGGGAGAGCCGGGAGTATTACCGCAACCTCAAGCGGCAAAACGTCGGACGCCTCCTCATAAATCCAAGAGGCTCTCTATACCGCAAGAAGGAAGGGGAAAGCACCTTTGTCTATCTTCGGCGTCTAGAGAATGGAGCCACGCGGCATATCTACATCGGGCGGGAAGATTCACCCCATGCCGCCGTCACGACCCATGGCGTTGCCATGCACAGCAAGGCCGTAAGTGCTCTCCGTGAGGCCAAGGCCGGCATGAAGGAACTTGGGATGTCCAGCCAAGAAATCAAGACCGAAGATTATTTCCCCGTCGTCCAGGAGCTATTCCAAACCATGGCCGACGCCGGCTTGTGGGACGAAGGCATGACGCTGGTCGGCTCCTGGTGCTTCAAGGTCTATCAGAACTACTGCGGCGTGGAGTTCTTCCCGGAGCGAACCCTTGACGTGGATTTTGCTATGCGCCTCCCCTACCGAGGTAAGAAGGTCAACCTGGGCGACATGCTCAAGAGTCTTGGCTTCGAGGAGGTCATAAACCATGCGGATGGGACGGTTTTTTACCGTAGCGGCGAACTGTCCGT is from Solidesulfovibrio magneticus RS-1 and encodes:
- a CDS encoding tyrosine-type recombinase/integrase — encoded protein: MSAAKASQVLAKLKEAARTGEGATSLAEKRKLAEAKREEERQQEEARARENITFADYCANDYLPLARVTKKPESIRKTEEHVKNWLGPVVGRLPLKNIRQMHMQKVLLAMANAGRSPRSIQYVFATFRAIWNHARNNGFVQVQSPTKGVALPKVNNERKRYLSRPEADALLAELATRSPQTHDLALLSLDTGMRFSEVTGLTWGCVDLDKGRIDILNAKGEKDRAIPMTARVKELFESMTPGASNELIFKSRVGGQIGKISKSFDLAVEKLGLNKDVDDPKQIFSFHCLRHTCASWLIEAGTDLYVVQKTLGHSTPVVTQRYSHVADASIANAFRAMEADTAKAQPGKKVISLGDR